One Leptospira wolbachii serovar Codice str. CDC genomic region harbors:
- a CDS encoding TolC family protein — protein MKYVRKFSIFILLGISSVPVFSKEKAVYELHSKEELFFLGEDSRAQDSKEKWNLDELEDFAVTSNPLYLREKQNIGMARGDVITASLYYNPIMNMQQQFIGASANAATGRPETSFIYNQPFDMSGVIPQREKVAKQEFLGTIASFRDFDRLFRLRLRQNFWTYLYVTEQINYQKEFLENYQDLLDLTKLRAEKGDISFLEYDRLALERVQIEREYRNARILRAQVVKNLRILIGISDMNSPLSIKGRLEFISTREFGIDLNDFDIEERPDLVALKIRQQRERMNIELKKREIIPPLTLGVEFLNKGNENVTGIYAATPLPLFDRKQGEILKSEESYKKLGFDVDAKRNEIMSEISAAIKELQARESQLLDYQKMGLLEKNKEVQEKSRLAYIRGASNLVTFLEAEKNYLSVLRSYYEIIYLYYNALEGYKASIGKMDSSEF, from the coding sequence ATGAAATATGTCAGGAAGTTTTCGATTTTTATACTTTTAGGGATCAGTTCAGTCCCCGTTTTTTCGAAAGAAAAAGCAGTGTATGAACTGCATTCTAAAGAAGAATTGTTTTTCCTTGGTGAAGATTCTAGGGCACAAGATTCGAAAGAAAAATGGAACTTGGATGAATTAGAGGATTTTGCTGTTACAAGTAATCCTCTTTACCTTCGTGAAAAACAAAATATCGGTATGGCTAGGGGAGATGTAATCACTGCAAGTTTGTATTATAACCCGATTATGAACATGCAACAGCAGTTTATAGGAGCTTCTGCCAATGCGGCAACAGGTAGACCGGAAACTTCCTTTATCTATAATCAACCCTTTGATATGAGTGGGGTGATTCCTCAACGAGAAAAAGTCGCCAAACAAGAGTTTTTGGGAACTATTGCTAGTTTCCGGGACTTTGATCGTCTTTTCCGTTTGCGCCTCAGGCAGAACTTTTGGACTTATCTCTACGTAACAGAGCAGATCAATTACCAAAAAGAATTTTTGGAAAACTACCAAGACCTTTTGGATCTTACGAAACTAAGAGCCGAAAAAGGTGATATTTCCTTTTTGGAATATGACCGTTTAGCATTGGAACGCGTACAAATTGAACGGGAATATCGGAACGCACGGATTTTACGGGCTCAAGTGGTGAAAAATTTGAGGATTCTTATTGGAATCTCTGATATGAATTCTCCTTTGAGTATCAAAGGAAGGCTTGAATTTATATCCACTCGTGAATTTGGAATCGACCTAAACGATTTTGATATTGAAGAAAGGCCGGACTTAGTTGCTTTGAAAATTCGCCAACAAAGAGAACGAATGAATATCGAACTAAAAAAACGAGAAATCATTCCTCCTCTGACACTCGGTGTGGAGTTTTTAAACAAAGGAAATGAAAATGTTACGGGTATTTATGCGGCAACACCTCTTCCTTTATTTGATCGAAAACAAGGGGAAATTTTAAAATCAGAAGAGTCTTATAAAAAACTAGGATTCGATGTAGATGCCAAACGAAATGAAATCATGTCAGAGATTTCTGCGGCGATCAAAGAGTTACAAGCTCGTGAATCTCAATTATTGGATTACCAAAAGATGGGACTTCTTGAAAAGAACAAAGAAGTTCAAGAAAAGTCGAGGCTTGCCTACATTCGCGGTGCATCCAATTTAGTAACCTTTTTGGAAGCTGAGAAAAACTATCTCAGTGTCCTTCGGAGTTATTATGAAATCATTTATCTCTATTACAATGCATTGGAAGGATACAAGGCTTCTATCGGAAAGATGGATAGCTCGGAGTTTTAA
- a CDS encoding cupin domain-containing protein, giving the protein MATIQRKTETLQDADAIKAFLVSKGLVYEFYKTPEALDLILGQKGLNDAEKNEVLSGLEYRFDQLKKEHNYKANDLVVLHDEVPGIQDMLAKFDKLHIHTDEEVRYIIDGSGIFGFIIDGERFEVHVGKGDFLSIPANTNHWFTLDKNLRIKAVRYFKDNSGWTPVYVDESKVLINV; this is encoded by the coding sequence ATGGCAACCATTCAAAGAAAGACAGAAACTCTCCAAGATGCAGATGCGATCAAGGCGTTCCTTGTTTCCAAGGGACTTGTGTATGAATTCTATAAAACACCAGAAGCTTTGGATTTAATCCTGGGTCAAAAGGGCTTAAATGATGCCGAAAAAAACGAGGTCCTTTCTGGACTGGAATACCGCTTTGACCAGCTAAAAAAAGAACATAACTACAAAGCCAATGACCTTGTGGTCCTTCATGATGAAGTGCCTGGAATCCAAGACATGTTAGCTAAATTTGATAAACTCCATATCCATACGGATGAAGAAGTGCGTTATATCATTGATGGGAGTGGTATTTTTGGCTTTATCATTGATGGGGAAAGATTTGAAGTTCATGTGGGTAAGGGAGATTTCCTTTCTATCCCAGCCAATACCAACCACTGGTTTACATTGGATAAAAATTTACGGATCAAAGCAGTTCGTTATTTCAAAGACAATTCAGGATGGACTCCTGTGTATGTAGATGAATCTAAAGTATTGATTAACGTTTAA
- a CDS encoding bactofilin family protein encodes MKDESIDTIISDDITFRGTLSFNQTLKIKGQFKGTITSQGKLIIDETGDVEADVEVGSLVVHGNLKGNVDAKEKVELKKNGKVVGDIKTPGLEVEFGSKIIGNCIM; translated from the coding sequence ATGAAAGACGAATCTATAGACACCATTATTAGCGACGACATCACGTTTCGCGGAACCCTTTCCTTCAACCAAACTTTAAAAATCAAAGGGCAATTCAAAGGCACAATCACATCCCAAGGAAAACTCATCATCGATGAAACTGGTGATGTAGAAGCCGACGTAGAAGTAGGAAGCCTAGTGGTTCACGGAAACCTCAAAGGAAACGTAGACGCTAAAGAGAAAGTGGAACTTAAAAAAAATGGTAAGGTCGTTGGTGATATCAAAACACCGGGACTCGAAGTAGAATTCGGTTCCAAAATTATTGGCAATTGCATCATGTAA
- a CDS encoding NADH-quinone oxidoreductase subunit N has product MSYTPSSNDLIAISPMLILCGVALLSLVVQFLIPKEEDSKPLWVLSVLGILGAMYALYHTTNSPGYGKFFGSQISISPLTVWLSGIYLIAGLITLLIAPPFLAQHKTLFPEFFPLVLFCLSGMMFLTSGYDFIVIFVGLEILSLSLYVMIGMARTSVSSLESAMKYFLLGTFSSGFMLLGIAFLYGGSGTTNLDGALRGLFLKGYESNFSKLGFGLFLVGVSFKAALVPFHSWTPDVYEGAQTPITGFMASAGKASALGLFIVLFNHIPVGEIGNSWKYLMGVIALVSMTWGNIVALKQDNLKRMLAYSSISHAGYIVAGITCGAGLEALYYLFSYSLLNLAAFAIISYLEQGKHEVTVNGIAHLSGEHPLTALSLSIIFLSFAGFPPLIGFWTKLFLLQKIAESDLLFNRILLFGAVANSCVAFYYYMKITIQSYMKQETGSVAGVRDLPAMPTLGFLVFLLSVFFAAGWLFFQPGALL; this is encoded by the coding sequence ATGTCATATACTCCTTCTTCCAATGACCTAATTGCTATCTCACCCATGCTCATTCTTTGTGGGGTGGCCTTACTCTCTCTTGTGGTTCAATTCCTCATCCCTAAAGAAGAAGACTCCAAACCTTTATGGGTTCTTTCTGTTTTAGGAATTCTTGGAGCCATGTATGCTTTGTATCATACCACTAACTCTCCAGGTTATGGCAAATTCTTCGGGTCACAAATTTCCATTAGTCCTTTGACTGTTTGGCTCAGTGGGATTTATTTGATTGCGGGACTTATCACTCTTCTCATTGCCCCTCCTTTTTTAGCGCAACATAAAACCTTATTCCCTGAGTTCTTTCCTCTCGTACTGTTTTGTTTGTCTGGGATGATGTTTTTAACTTCAGGATATGATTTTATTGTTATCTTTGTGGGTTTAGAAATTTTATCCCTTTCCCTTTATGTGATGATTGGAATGGCGAGAACTTCTGTTTCTTCCTTAGAGAGTGCGATGAAATACTTTTTGCTCGGAACCTTTAGTTCTGGGTTTATGTTACTTGGGATTGCTTTTTTGTATGGTGGATCAGGGACCACAAACTTGGACGGTGCCCTTAGGGGTCTTTTTTTAAAAGGGTATGAATCCAATTTTTCTAAATTAGGATTTGGACTCTTTCTCGTGGGAGTTTCTTTTAAGGCTGCCCTTGTTCCTTTCCACTCCTGGACACCTGATGTTTATGAAGGTGCTCAGACACCGATCACTGGCTTTATGGCTAGTGCGGGGAAAGCATCAGCTCTTGGACTTTTTATTGTATTATTCAATCATATCCCTGTGGGTGAGATTGGGAATTCATGGAAATACCTGATGGGAGTGATTGCTCTTGTTTCCATGACTTGGGGAAACATTGTAGCCCTAAAGCAAGATAATCTCAAACGAATGTTAGCTTATTCGTCAATTTCACACGCAGGTTATATTGTGGCTGGAATTACTTGTGGGGCAGGCCTTGAGGCTTTGTATTATCTCTTTTCCTATTCCCTTTTGAATTTGGCTGCCTTTGCCATCATTTCTTATTTAGAACAAGGAAAACATGAAGTGACTGTCAATGGAATTGCTCATTTAAGCGGCGAACATCCATTAACTGCACTTTCCCTTTCTATTATCTTTTTATCCTTTGCTGGTTTTCCACCCCTAATTGGATTTTGGACCAAACTTTTCCTTTTGCAAAAGATTGCAGAATCGGATTTGTTATTCAACCGGATCCTTCTCTTTGGGGCTGTGGCAAACTCCTGCGTGGCATTCTATTATTACATGAAGATCACCATCCAATCTTATATGAAACAAGAAACAGGATCGGTTGCGGGGGTTCGAGATCTTCCTGCGATGCCGACCTTGGGATTTCTAGTATTTTTACTCAGTGTGTTTTTTGCGGCGGGTTGGCTCTTCTTCCAGCCAGGGGCCCTTCTGTAA
- a CDS encoding inorganic pyrophosphatase, giving the protein MKPNYYVAHPWHGLELGPKAPDELDVFIELTPQDTVKYEIDKASGFIRVDRPQKYSNRSPTLYGFIPRTFSGEASGKHCSDVVGRPDIIGDGDPIDICVLSVNPITHGNMILTVIPIGGLRMIDKGEADDKIVAVLKGDEVFGQIKDISEVPKALINKLHHYFLTYKLDPNSPSTGTVEITEVYDRVEAIKVIQFGIEDYIKKFVTV; this is encoded by the coding sequence ATGAAACCGAATTATTACGTAGCGCACCCTTGGCATGGATTGGAACTGGGACCAAAAGCTCCCGATGAGTTAGATGTATTCATTGAACTCACTCCACAAGACACAGTAAAATATGAGATCGATAAAGCATCGGGATTCATTCGTGTAGACAGACCTCAAAAATATAGCAACCGTTCCCCGACTCTGTATGGATTTATTCCAAGAACTTTTTCCGGGGAAGCTTCTGGAAAACATTGTTCGGATGTAGTCGGAAGACCAGACATCATTGGTGATGGAGATCCTATCGACATTTGTGTTCTCAGCGTGAATCCCATCACTCATGGAAATATGATTCTAACAGTGATTCCTATTGGTGGACTTCGAATGATCGATAAAGGGGAAGCGGATGACAAAATAGTCGCGGTTCTTAAAGGGGACGAAGTGTTCGGTCAAATCAAAGATATTTCTGAGGTTCCGAAAGCTCTTATCAATAAACTCCACCATTACTTTTTAACTTACAAACTGGATCCGAACTCTCCTTCTACAGGAACCGTTGAAATCACAGAAGTGTATGACCGGGTCGAAGCAATCAAAGTCATCCAGTTTGGAATTGAAGACTATATAAAGAAATTTGTAACTGTATGA
- the recJ gene encoding single-stranded-DNA-specific exonuclease RecJ, which produces MHHVTKVHFGPLLAEVRTKVDSKRPLLRYLVDKREGLRNIHPKELISSDFSCLHSPFSLPDLLDAVELILKFAKDEKKILLYGDRDSDGVSSTCLLAFFLKSHPEFANINLEVMVSSESDPYGLCKEALVKIKKAKPDLLVTLDFGSSQADEIEELTKTGIRVIVLDHHEVPVRIPTNCALVNPRRTDSVYPEKKICTAVLSFKLVSAILFRLSDEFNKTYTKTTTHPDSGHKETFYFQNGLIIPKESTENKDFEENSLLPYPEDFVTPIPVDEERKLFYYQCTKIPDFFSGLEEETDLAGIGTITDMMPLTGENRHFVKLALNSLTKLYVGDKKRKGLSELLKELKLNPHGITTKDLGWSIGPVLNSAGRMGKTEEAVSLLLSETTQDAKTKAKQLLSINEERKERTKRNMDRVERYFARKPERTTNEIVFCYEPDMEPGVSGIVATRMVDTYKKPAIFLAPDNGDARGSIRSYGSENVLELLESLSTHFLHFGGHPEAGGFSIQLDKIPAFESALYTTAKEWLSKDKERSTVHSIDTDFTVLAEEMGERLLKEWKDLEPFGQGNPDIKLAIRNAKAIHLTPLSAGKHVRFHLIGSGSLKYMIWNKGEEFQKFMSEHGSFDLVGSLEENFYQGRTTLQFIVEWFGIALD; this is translated from the coding sequence TTGCATCATGTAACAAAGGTTCACTTCGGACCACTGCTGGCCGAAGTACGAACCAAAGTTGATTCCAAAAGGCCCTTATTACGTTACTTAGTTGATAAACGAGAGGGCCTGCGTAATATCCATCCCAAGGAACTTATCAGTTCCGACTTTTCTTGTCTTCATTCTCCTTTTTCTCTCCCCGATCTCTTAGATGCCGTGGAACTTATTCTAAAGTTTGCAAAAGATGAAAAAAAAATCCTTTTGTATGGAGACCGTGATTCGGATGGAGTGAGCTCCACTTGCCTTCTTGCTTTCTTTTTAAAATCTCATCCAGAGTTTGCTAATATCAACTTAGAAGTTATGGTCTCTTCCGAAAGTGATCCTTATGGACTTTGTAAGGAAGCTTTGGTTAAAATCAAAAAAGCAAAACCAGACCTACTTGTCACTTTAGATTTTGGTTCGAGCCAAGCGGATGAAATTGAAGAACTTACAAAAACTGGGATTCGAGTCATAGTTCTTGACCATCACGAAGTGCCTGTACGAATCCCAACTAACTGTGCCTTGGTGAACCCAAGAAGAACCGATTCTGTGTATCCAGAAAAAAAAATCTGTACAGCAGTTTTATCGTTCAAACTGGTTTCAGCGATTCTTTTTCGATTGAGTGATGAGTTCAATAAGACCTATACAAAAACAACAACTCATCCAGACAGTGGTCATAAAGAAACTTTCTATTTCCAAAATGGTTTGATCATTCCCAAAGAATCTACTGAAAACAAAGATTTCGAAGAGAATTCCCTTCTCCCTTATCCAGAAGATTTTGTCACCCCCATCCCCGTGGATGAAGAAAGAAAACTCTTCTACTATCAATGTACGAAGATTCCTGATTTTTTTTCCGGACTAGAGGAAGAAACAGATCTTGCTGGGATTGGAACCATCACTGATATGATGCCCCTCACGGGAGAGAACCGCCATTTTGTCAAATTGGCACTCAACTCACTCACCAAACTATATGTAGGTGATAAAAAAAGAAAAGGCCTGTCGGAACTTTTAAAAGAACTAAAACTCAATCCGCATGGAATCACTACTAAAGATTTAGGTTGGTCGATTGGCCCTGTTCTCAATTCCGCTGGAAGAATGGGTAAAACAGAAGAAGCCGTCTCCTTACTTCTCTCCGAGACGACCCAAGATGCTAAAACAAAAGCCAAACAGTTATTATCCATCAATGAAGAACGAAAAGAAAGAACCAAGCGGAACATGGACCGAGTGGAAAGGTATTTTGCACGTAAACCCGAACGAACCACCAATGAAATTGTATTTTGTTACGAACCAGATATGGAACCTGGTGTCAGTGGAATTGTGGCTACAAGAATGGTGGACACGTATAAAAAACCCGCAATCTTTTTAGCACCTGACAATGGTGATGCGAGAGGAAGTATTCGTTCCTACGGGTCAGAGAATGTTCTGGAACTTTTAGAATCTTTATCCACTCATTTTTTGCATTTCGGAGGTCATCCGGAAGCTGGTGGATTTTCTATCCAACTCGACAAAATCCCCGCATTCGAATCCGCTTTGTATACAACCGCCAAAGAGTGGTTATCTAAGGACAAAGAAAGATCCACCGTCCATTCGATTGACACAGACTTTACTGTCCTCGCAGAAGAAATGGGAGAAAGGCTTCTAAAAGAATGGAAGGACCTAGAACCCTTTGGACAAGGGAATCCCGATATCAAACTTGCGATTCGCAATGCAAAAGCCATCCACCTAACACCTCTCAGTGCGGGAAAACATGTTCGGTTTCATTTGATTGGAAGTGGATCTCTAAAGTATATGATTTGGAATAAGGGAGAAGAATTCCAAAAATTCATGTCGGAACATGGAAGTTTTGATCTTGTGGGCAGTTTGGAAGAGAACTTCTACCAAGGAAGAACCACCCTCCAATTCATTGTAGAGTGGTTTGGAATTGCGTTGGATTAA
- a CDS encoding efflux RND transporter permease subunit, with translation MLEKIIQFSIHKRATVLVLTAVLTIVGFYNALHLSIDAIPDVTNVQVSAVTSVPGLSPLEVEQFITYPIELEFNGMPKVTEIRSISRTGVSSVTVIFEDGTDIYFARQLVNERLKQAESFIPKSYGRPELSPIATGLGDIYEFTLVSESHTPEELRTVMEWEVARQLRSVKGIIDVNVVGGDAKQFQIKIDPKRLLSHNLTLSHITEALEGANVNLGGGYIQKGEEQFVIRGESQFKSIDDISRLSVRTSRDGIPLTLGQIARVETGPALRFGLSTMNGKREVVSGTAMMLLGSNSLQVVSRVKEKMKEIEARLPPGMKIQVYYDRSEFIGRTLSTVFTNLVEAAIIVLVCLILTLGTVKGAFAVALAIPVSMMVATILMNAFGIVGNLMSLGALDFGLLVDGSIVMLESTLHGFLLRKSFLLSKTSAQDMEDGMEEVIMESCIKVVRASAFSVGIILLVYLPLMTLEGVEGRMFRPMAITVAFALGAALLYSITTFPALMSYIYKKPILHESAFWHKFQLKYAEVLTYGMKFKRQFTYAGIGVVLLSFALASTLGSEFLPRIDEGEIAIDIKRLPSTAINHSRDLNLEMEKVILKFPEAVSVVSKQGRGESAAEPIGSEEGEMMVKLKPRKEWVSAKDREELMEVMKNSVNKNVPSSYISLSQPIENRVNALLSGSKADIVIKIYGDDLKSLKSIADNYASKIKKIQGAADLRVQKLLGLPLLEIKMNRGNMARYGVRAEEVLTTIETLRVGANAGKVYEGYKRFDLIVRLDADVTDIGVIENVPVMTDLGGTVPLGQVTDIMMTEGPAALYHEGLKRRILVEVNVRGRDMIGFVNDVQAATQSIESGLPQGYYVDWGGQFENFTRAKNRLAIVIPIAGAIIFAMLFIAFGSVYYALGVFILVPLSLSGGILSLVIRGLPFSIPAGVGFIAAAGISVLNGVVYASALKDQLKVTRDPSIAVVEAAVYTLRAVATTELVAIIGFLPMAIASSAGAEVQRPLATVVMGGVLVATILSRFLLPIAFEFLVKLAQRQEIRQMERERKMNDYFVEEMRKYKASEFQSSHSHSHHEETERHDFHNEDDSKTNKQNQKSKKKRS, from the coding sequence ATGTTAGAAAAAATCATTCAGTTTTCCATTCACAAACGAGCCACAGTTCTCGTTTTGACAGCAGTACTTACCATTGTTGGTTTTTATAATGCGCTTCATCTTTCTATTGATGCCATTCCGGATGTAACCAACGTCCAGGTGTCAGCTGTGACTTCTGTCCCTGGTCTTTCACCACTGGAAGTGGAACAATTTATCACTTATCCCATCGAACTTGAGTTTAACGGGATGCCTAAGGTTACCGAAATTCGTTCGATCTCAAGAACGGGAGTAAGTTCTGTTACTGTTATCTTTGAAGATGGAACAGATATCTATTTTGCAAGGCAACTTGTAAACGAAAGGTTAAAACAAGCAGAGAGCTTTATTCCCAAATCTTACGGAAGACCGGAACTTTCACCAATCGCCACTGGTCTTGGCGATATTTATGAATTCACTTTGGTTTCCGAAAGCCATACTCCCGAAGAACTCCGAACCGTTATGGAATGGGAGGTCGCAAGACAACTCCGTTCGGTTAAGGGAATCATTGATGTGAATGTTGTGGGAGGGGATGCCAAACAGTTTCAAATCAAAATTGACCCCAAACGTTTGTTATCTCATAATCTGACACTTTCTCATATCACAGAAGCTCTGGAAGGTGCCAACGTCAACCTGGGTGGTGGCTACATCCAAAAAGGGGAAGAACAGTTTGTGATTCGGGGCGAAAGCCAATTTAAGTCCATCGATGATATCTCAAGACTTTCTGTTCGTACCTCAAGAGATGGAATTCCACTCACTCTCGGTCAAATTGCAAGAGTAGAGACGGGACCGGCCCTTCGTTTTGGACTCAGCACCATGAATGGCAAACGTGAAGTAGTCAGTGGGACTGCCATGATGTTACTCGGCAGTAACTCCCTTCAAGTGGTGAGCCGAGTGAAAGAGAAGATGAAAGAAATTGAAGCCCGACTTCCACCAGGGATGAAAATCCAAGTGTATTATGATCGGTCTGAATTCATTGGCCGAACTCTTTCTACTGTATTTACGAACTTAGTTGAAGCGGCCATCATTGTACTCGTTTGTTTGATTTTGACATTAGGAACGGTGAAGGGAGCCTTTGCTGTCGCGTTAGCGATTCCCGTTTCCATGATGGTTGCCACCATTCTTATGAATGCGTTTGGGATTGTGGGAAACTTGATGTCACTAGGAGCTCTTGACTTTGGTCTTCTTGTGGATGGTTCCATTGTGATGTTGGAATCTACCCTGCATGGATTTTTACTTCGTAAAAGTTTTCTCCTGTCGAAGACATCGGCCCAGGACATGGAAGATGGGATGGAAGAAGTTATCATGGAGTCTTGTATCAAAGTGGTAAGGGCTTCTGCTTTTAGTGTGGGAATTATTTTACTCGTATATTTACCACTGATGACTCTGGAAGGTGTGGAAGGAAGAATGTTCCGTCCGATGGCGATCACCGTAGCTTTTGCGTTAGGTGCGGCACTTCTATATTCCATTACCACATTTCCGGCCCTCATGTCGTATATTTACAAAAAGCCGATTTTACATGAATCTGCTTTTTGGCATAAGTTCCAATTGAAATATGCGGAAGTTCTCACCTATGGGATGAAATTTAAACGCCAGTTTACTTATGCGGGAATTGGTGTTGTGTTGTTGTCCTTTGCTCTTGCTTCCACACTCGGATCGGAATTTTTACCAAGGATCGATGAAGGGGAGATTGCCATTGATATCAAACGCCTTCCTTCCACTGCTATCAATCATTCGCGTGACTTAAACTTGGAGATGGAAAAGGTAATTTTAAAATTCCCTGAGGCAGTGAGTGTTGTTTCCAAACAAGGCCGGGGAGAGTCCGCCGCAGAACCCATTGGTTCAGAAGAGGGCGAGATGATGGTCAAACTTAAACCCCGCAAAGAATGGGTTTCGGCAAAAGACCGAGAGGAGCTTATGGAAGTGATGAAAAACTCTGTGAACAAAAATGTTCCATCGTCTTACATCAGTTTGTCGCAACCTATTGAGAACCGCGTCAATGCCCTGTTATCCGGTTCCAAAGCCGATATCGTAATTAAAATTTACGGTGATGATTTAAAATCATTAAAGTCCATTGCTGATAATTATGCTTCCAAAATCAAAAAAATCCAAGGAGCTGCCGATCTACGGGTCCAGAAACTCCTCGGTCTTCCTTTACTTGAGATCAAAATGAATCGGGGAAATATGGCTCGTTATGGGGTTCGGGCTGAAGAAGTGCTCACCACTATTGAAACTCTCCGTGTGGGTGCCAATGCTGGAAAAGTTTACGAAGGTTACAAACGATTTGATCTCATTGTTCGTTTGGATGCCGATGTGACCGATATTGGGGTCATTGAAAACGTTCCCGTCATGACTGACTTAGGGGGAACGGTTCCACTTGGACAAGTAACAGACATTATGATGACAGAAGGGCCGGCCGCTTTGTATCACGAAGGTCTGAAACGTAGGATTCTCGTGGAAGTAAACGTTCGTGGGCGAGATATGATTGGATTTGTGAATGATGTGCAAGCCGCCACCCAGTCGATTGAATCAGGTCTTCCCCAAGGGTATTATGTGGATTGGGGTGGGCAGTTTGAAAACTTCACTCGTGCGAAAAACCGATTGGCCATTGTGATCCCGATTGCGGGAGCCATTATTTTTGCGATGCTCTTTATTGCCTTTGGAAGTGTCTATTATGCATTGGGAGTTTTTATCTTAGTGCCATTGTCACTTTCTGGGGGAATTTTATCTCTTGTGATTCGGGGTCTTCCCTTTTCGATTCCTGCAGGGGTTGGGTTTATTGCCGCTGCCGGTATATCTGTGTTAAACGGAGTGGTCTATGCTTCGGCTTTAAAGGACCAATTGAAAGTCACAAGAGATCCTTCCATTGCGGTCGTGGAGGCTGCGGTTTATACACTCCGGGCAGTAGCCACAACGGAACTTGTAGCCATCATTGGATTTTTACCAATGGCCATTGCCTCTAGCGCAGGGGCCGAAGTCCAAAGACCACTGGCAACGGTGGTAATGGGTGGGGTTCTTGTTGCGACCATTCTATCTCGTTTTCTTCTTCCAATTGCGTTTGAGTTTTTAGTGAAACTCGCACAAAGACAAGAGATCCGACAAATGGAAAGGGAACGTAAAATGAATGATTACTTTGTAGAAGAGATGAGAAAATACAAAGCCTCTGAATTCCAGAGTTCTCATAGTCACTCACACCATGAAGAAACAGAACGTCATGATTTTCATAACGAAGATGATTCCAAAACAAACAAACAAAATCAAAAATCTAAAAAAAAGAGGTCTTAA